A DNA window from Bradyrhizobium sp. CCBAU 53421 contains the following coding sequences:
- a CDS encoding SDR family oxidoreductase: MTERVTLITGASAGIGTELARVFASNGHRVALVARRADRLTALAGELGAKGGAAPIVIPCDLQQTDAGDKIAQALAEAGVEVEYLVNNAGFGLFGLAVERDRAEQLNIINVNIRALTDLTLRFADQLIRNRGGILNLGSIAGFLPGPGMAVYYASKAYVLSFSEALRCELAPKGVRVTVVCPGPVPSEFQDRAGFAPGFDSAILNVAPAEVARQAYRGLMANKRAVLPGAFIKIVPFLLRLFPRSFILTAVGGFQLRKR, from the coding sequence GTGACTGAGCGTGTGACGCTGATAACCGGGGCATCGGCGGGCATAGGCACCGAACTGGCGCGCGTGTTTGCATCGAATGGCCACCGTGTGGCGCTGGTGGCACGGCGCGCCGACCGCCTGACGGCGCTCGCAGGCGAGCTCGGGGCCAAGGGCGGCGCGGCGCCGATCGTGATTCCCTGCGACCTCCAGCAGACCGATGCGGGCGACAAGATCGCGCAGGCCCTGGCCGAGGCCGGGGTCGAGGTCGAATATCTCGTCAATAATGCCGGTTTCGGCCTGTTCGGCCTCGCGGTCGAGCGCGATCGTGCCGAACAGCTCAACATCATCAACGTCAATATCCGCGCGCTGACCGACCTGACGTTGCGTTTTGCCGATCAGCTGATCCGCAACCGCGGCGGCATCCTCAATCTCGGCTCGATCGCCGGATTCCTGCCGGGCCCCGGCATGGCCGTGTACTATGCCAGCAAGGCCTATGTGCTGTCGTTTTCCGAGGCGTTGCGCTGCGAACTGGCGCCGAAGGGCGTGCGCGTCACCGTGGTTTGCCCCGGTCCCGTGCCGTCCGAGTTCCAGGACCGCGCCGGCTTTGCCCCCGGATTCGATTCCGCCATCCTCAACGTGGCGCCGGCCGAGGTCGCCCGCCAGGCCTATCGCGGCCTGATGGCCAACAAGCGCGCCGTGCTGCCGGGCGCCTTCATCAAGATAGTGCCGTTCCTGCTCCGGCTGTTTCCGCGCTCCTTCATCCTGACGGCGGTCGGCGGCTTTCAGCTGCGCAAACGCTAG
- a CDS encoding glutamine amidotransferase, whose translation MSFRSDQSRVVVPFASRRPAAVTPKDRVTDQISDRMLDQAPLRPVLIVLHQETSTPGRIGNALRTLGYPLDIRRPRFGDPLPATLDAHAGAVIFGGPMSANDPDDYVRREIDWIAVPLREQRPFLGICLGAQMLARQLGAKVAPHPQGRVEVGYYPVRPTEAGRALCPDWPARVYHWHGEGFQLPAGADLLAAGDDFPVQAFQFGNAFGLQFHPDVTYAMMHRWTARGCVRMDSPGAQPRHQHFAERAVHDAAERAWLKHFVDGWIARVPRPVMLQAAE comes from the coding sequence ATGTCGTTCCGGTCTGACCAGAGCCGTGTCGTGGTGCCCTTCGCGAGCCGAAGGCCGGCCGCGGTCACGCCCAAGGATCGGGTTACGGATCAGATCTCGGATCGGATGCTGGATCAGGCTCCGCTGCGGCCGGTGCTGATCGTGCTGCATCAGGAGACATCGACCCCCGGCCGGATCGGCAACGCCCTGCGTACGCTGGGCTACCCTCTCGACATCCGCCGGCCGCGCTTCGGCGACCCGCTGCCCGCAACGCTCGACGCGCATGCCGGCGCGGTGATCTTCGGCGGCCCGATGAGCGCCAATGATCCCGATGATTACGTGCGCCGCGAGATCGACTGGATTGCAGTCCCGCTGCGCGAGCAGCGTCCGTTCCTCGGCATCTGCCTCGGTGCGCAGATGCTGGCGCGGCAACTCGGCGCCAAGGTCGCACCGCATCCGCAGGGCCGTGTCGAGGTCGGCTATTACCCGGTCAGGCCGACGGAGGCGGGCCGCGCATTGTGCCCGGACTGGCCGGCGCGGGTGTATCACTGGCATGGCGAGGGCTTTCAATTGCCCGCGGGCGCGGATTTGCTGGCGGCGGGCGATGATTTCCCGGTGCAGGCGTTCCAGTTCGGCAACGCCTTCGGCCTGCAATTCCATCCCGATGTGACCTACGCGATGATGCATCGCTGGACCGCGCGCGGTTGCGTACGAATGGATTCGCCGGGCGCGCAGCCGCGTCATCAGCACTTCGCCGAGCGCGCCGTGCACGATGCCGCCGAGCGCGCTTGGCTGAAGCATTTCGTCGACGGCTGGATCGCGCGCGTGCCGCGGCCGGTGATGCTGCAGGCCGCCGAATAG
- a CDS encoding enoyl-CoA hydratase has product MSYQHILYEVSDRIATITLNRPDRMNAWTAIMERDVRHAMETAANDDDVRVIVLTGAGRGFCAGADMEALQGIDPNEVRRGESIPFDMNRRADWQTRYAYYPAIKKPVIAMLNGATAGIGLVHALYCDLRFAADSAVFTTAFARRGLIAEHGISWMLPRIVGHANALDLLMSARRVSAAEALRIGLVNRLSSPEKLREETYAYARDLADFVSPSAIAVIKRQVYDVPFQSLAEATIDANREMQIALKGNDFREGVASFVEKRPPRFTGT; this is encoded by the coding sequence GTGAGCTACCAGCACATCCTCTACGAGGTCAGCGACCGGATCGCGACTATCACGCTCAACCGCCCAGACCGCATGAATGCCTGGACCGCGATCATGGAGCGTGACGTGCGCCACGCGATGGAGACGGCGGCCAATGACGACGATGTTCGCGTCATCGTGCTGACCGGTGCGGGCCGCGGCTTCTGCGCCGGCGCCGACATGGAAGCGCTGCAGGGGATCGATCCCAACGAGGTCAGGCGCGGCGAGAGCATTCCGTTCGACATGAACCGCCGTGCCGACTGGCAGACCCGCTACGCCTATTACCCCGCCATCAAGAAGCCCGTGATCGCGATGCTCAACGGCGCTACCGCCGGCATCGGCCTGGTCCACGCGCTCTATTGCGATTTGCGCTTCGCGGCCGACAGCGCCGTGTTCACCACCGCCTTCGCGCGGCGCGGCCTGATCGCCGAGCACGGCATCAGCTGGATGCTGCCGCGCATCGTCGGCCACGCCAACGCGCTCGACCTGTTGATGTCGGCGCGGCGCGTGTCGGCTGCGGAGGCGCTGCGCATCGGCCTCGTCAACCGGCTTTCGTCGCCGGAGAAACTGCGCGAGGAGACCTATGCCTATGCCCGCGACCTCGCCGATTTCGTCTCGCCGAGCGCGATCGCCGTGATCAAGCGCCAGGTCTACGACGTGCCGTTCCAGTCGCTGGCGGAGGCCACCATCGACGCCAACCGCGAGATGCAGATCGCGCTCAAGGGCAATGATTTCAGGGAGGGCGTGGCGAGTTTTGTGGAGAAGCGCCCGCCGCGGTTTACGGGGACGTGA
- a CDS encoding YggT family protein has product MRAVLDIVIIVLDLYVWLLIASAILSWLVAFNVVNTRNQFVSAVAEFLYRITEPVLRPIRNVMPNLGGLDISPIIVILIIMFIQRVIAYYIYPNVI; this is encoded by the coding sequence ATGCGCGCTGTTCTCGATATCGTCATCATCGTCCTCGACCTCTATGTCTGGCTGTTGATCGCCTCCGCCATCCTGTCCTGGCTGGTCGCCTTCAACGTGGTCAACACGCGCAACCAGTTCGTCTCCGCGGTGGCCGAGTTCCTGTACCGGATCACCGAGCCGGTGCTGCGGCCGATTCGCAACGTGATGCCGAATCTGGGCGGGCTCGATATCTCGCCGATCATCGTGATCCTGATCATCATGTTCATCCAGCGGGTGATCGCCTATTACATCTATCCCAACGTGATCTGA
- a CDS encoding DUF167 domain-containing protein, whose product MDPWRYSTEGISIALRVTPRGGRDDIDGIETLANGRSVVKVRVRAIAEGGEANRAVTELLAKALGVPKARVKLLSGATSRLKQVAVDGDPKGLGETLRKLTAAKPNQETKD is encoded by the coding sequence ATGGATCCTTGGCGCTATTCCACCGAGGGCATCAGCATCGCCTTGCGCGTGACGCCGCGCGGCGGCCGCGACGACATCGACGGGATCGAGACGCTGGCCAACGGCCGCTCGGTGGTGAAGGTGCGGGTCCGCGCCATTGCGGAAGGTGGCGAGGCCAACCGTGCGGTGACCGAGCTGCTCGCCAAGGCGCTCGGCGTGCCCAAGGCCAGGGTGAAGCTGTTGTCAGGCGCCACCTCGCGGCTGAAGCAGGTGGCGGTCGACGGCGACCCGAAGGGGCTTGGTGAAACGTTGCGGAAGTTGACGGCGGCCAAGCCGAACCAGGAAACAAAGGACTGA
- the folD gene encoding bifunctional methylenetetrahydrofolate dehydrogenase/methenyltetrahydrofolate cyclohydrolase FolD: MTARIIDGKAIAAELRARVADEVARVKRDHALTPGLAVVLVGHDPASEVYVRSKHTQTQAAGMASFEHKLPEDVSQADLLALIAQLNRDPKVHGILVQLPLPKSLHTETIINAIDPAKDVDGLHPNNAGRLAGGLAALSPCTPLGCIILTKSVHPSLEGMNAIVIGRSNLVGRPLVQLLLNENATVTIAHSRSRDLSKLCAQADLVYAAVGKPEMVRGNWLKPGATVIDVGINRIPVPGGKPKLVGDVAFQEALGIAGAITPVPGGVGQMTVACLLVNTLRAACAIAGLPAPAV, from the coding sequence ATGACTGCCCGCATCATCGACGGAAAAGCCATAGCCGCCGAGCTCAGAGCCCGCGTTGCCGACGAGGTCGCCCGCGTCAAGCGCGATCATGCGCTCACGCCGGGGCTCGCCGTCGTTCTGGTCGGCCATGATCCCGCCAGCGAGGTCTACGTCCGCAGCAAGCACACCCAGACCCAGGCCGCCGGGATGGCCTCGTTCGAGCACAAGCTGCCGGAGGACGTGTCGCAGGCCGATCTGCTGGCGCTGATCGCGCAGCTCAACCGCGATCCGAAGGTGCACGGCATCCTGGTGCAACTGCCGCTGCCGAAATCGCTGCACACCGAGACCATCATCAACGCGATCGACCCGGCCAAGGACGTCGACGGCCTGCACCCGAACAATGCCGGCCGGCTGGCCGGCGGTCTCGCCGCGCTGTCGCCCTGCACGCCGCTCGGCTGCATCATCCTGACCAAGAGCGTGCACCCCTCGCTCGAGGGCATGAACGCGATCGTGATCGGCCGCTCCAATCTGGTCGGCCGTCCGCTGGTGCAATTGCTGCTGAACGAGAACGCGACGGTGACGATCGCGCATTCGCGCTCGCGCGATCTGTCGAAGCTGTGCGCCCAGGCCGATCTGGTCTATGCGGCGGTCGGAAAGCCCGAGATGGTGCGCGGCAACTGGCTGAAGCCCGGTGCGACCGTGATCGATGTCGGCATCAACCGCATCCCGGTGCCGGGCGGCAAGCCGAAGCTGGTCGGCGACGTCGCATTCCAGGAAGCGCTTGGTATAGCGGGCGCGATCACGCCGGTGCCTGGCGGCGTCGGGCAGATGACGGTCGCGTGCCTGCTGGTCAACACGCTGCGCGCCGCCTGCGCGATTGCCGGCCTGCCGGCGCCTGCGGTTTAG
- the ppa gene encoding inorganic diphosphatase gives MRIDAISIGKNPPHDVNVIIEVAVGGEPIKYEMDKEAGTLVVDRFLYTPMRYPGNYGFIPHTLSGDGDPCDVLIVNTRAIVPGAVMSVRVVGVLLMEDEAGGDEKIIAVPSSKLTQRYDKVQNYSDLPDITLQQIQHFFEHYKDLEKGKWVKVLRWGDADEARKLILEGIERAKKK, from the coding sequence ATGCGTATCGACGCCATATCGATCGGAAAAAATCCGCCCCACGACGTCAACGTCATCATCGAGGTTGCCGTCGGCGGCGAGCCCATCAAGTACGAAATGGACAAGGAGGCCGGCACACTGGTGGTGGACCGCTTCCTCTACACGCCGATGCGCTATCCCGGCAATTACGGCTTCATCCCGCACACGCTGTCGGGCGATGGCGATCCCTGCGACGTGCTGATCGTCAACACCCGCGCGATCGTGCCGGGCGCGGTGATGAGCGTGCGTGTGGTCGGCGTGCTCCTGATGGAAGACGAGGCCGGCGGCGACGAGAAGATCATCGCGGTGCCGTCGTCGAAGCTGACCCAGCGCTACGACAAGGTGCAGAACTACAGCGACCTGCCCGACATCACGCTGCAGCAAATCCAGCACTTCTTCGAGCACTACAAGGATCTGGAGAAGGGCAAGTGGGTGAAGGTGCTGCGCTGGGGCGACGCCGACGAGGCCCGCAAGCTGATCCTCGAAGGCATCGAGCGCGCGAAGAAGAAATAG
- a CDS encoding GNAT family N-acetyltransferase translates to MSTTLIEVRPAKAADAASVASTHDEAWRSAYQGIIPGAELEKLINRRGPQWWDSAIRKGSRVSVLVFGDRIAGYANYGRNRARSLHFEGEIYELYLRPEFQGLGFGRRLFAAARRDLLQSGLKTMVIWALSDNEPATEFYRALGGRMVARSSERFGPKSLDKVAFAWSN, encoded by the coding sequence ATGAGCACAACGCTAATCGAGGTCCGGCCGGCCAAAGCTGCAGACGCAGCCTCGGTGGCGTCTACCCATGACGAAGCCTGGCGCTCGGCGTATCAGGGAATCATCCCCGGCGCCGAACTCGAAAAGCTGATCAACCGCCGTGGCCCGCAGTGGTGGGACAGTGCCATCCGCAAGGGCAGCCGCGTCAGCGTGCTGGTGTTCGGCGACCGGATCGCGGGCTACGCCAATTACGGCCGCAACCGCGCCCGCAGCCTGCACTTCGAAGGCGAGATCTACGAGCTCTATCTGCGCCCGGAATTCCAGGGACTCGGCTTCGGCCGGCGCCTGTTCGCCGCAGCCCGCCGCGACCTGCTGCAGAGCGGCCTGAAGACCATGGTGATCTGGGCGCTCTCCGACAACGAGCCGGCGACCGAGTTTTACCGCGCGCTGGGCGGCCGCATGGTGGCGCGCTCCTCGGAGCGGTTCGGGCCGAAGTCGCTCGACAAGGTCGCTTTCGCCTGGTCCAACTGA
- a CDS encoding DUF2269 domain-containing protein has translation MTLYFLIKYLHVLGAIVILGTGTGIAFFMLAAHRTRDAAFIARTAATVVIADMIFTLSAVLLQPVSGGLLMMLSATGFTERWLLVSLALYALAGVFWVPVIFMQMEMRDLAQAAADKGLPLPPRYDALFRRWCLFGIPGFGSVMIILWLMIAKPF, from the coding sequence ATGACGCTCTACTTCCTGATCAAATATCTGCATGTGCTCGGCGCCATCGTGATCCTCGGCACCGGGACCGGGATCGCCTTCTTCATGCTGGCGGCGCATCGCACGCGCGATGCGGCTTTCATCGCGCGCACGGCGGCGACCGTCGTCATCGCGGACATGATCTTCACGCTGAGCGCCGTGCTGCTGCAGCCGGTGAGCGGCGGATTGCTGATGATGCTCTCGGCAACAGGCTTCACCGAGCGCTGGCTGTTGGTGTCGCTGGCGCTCTACGCGCTGGCCGGCGTGTTCTGGGTTCCCGTCATCTTCATGCAGATGGAGATGCGCGATCTCGCGCAGGCGGCCGCCGACAAGGGTCTTCCGCTGCCGCCGCGCTACGATGCGCTGTTTCGCCGCTGGTGCCTGTTCGGGATTCCCGGCTTCGGATCGGTGATGATCATCCTGTGGCTGATGATCGCGAAACCGTTTTAG
- a CDS encoding SDR family oxidoreductase gives MSDASHNILVLGASGLIGRYLTDDLRARGFHVIGVARHFTPAQKMSAADLELPVMSMDAAALAQLIRTHEVDVVVNCLGVLQDGPGSDTSAVHRDFVARLLQAISDSHRAIRLVHISIPGAASEDRTAFSTTKREAERLIAASGIAHAILRPGFVIAPSAYGGSAMLRALAALPVDLPADDAATPLQPVAVEDIAATIAWLAARDTADEAVRSVTWDLMQKQPISLGGVIAQFRWSFGTAKHFRIPTPSFLIDLGARLGDLTSRLGWMPPLRSNAIAELRRGVTGDPTAWMTATGIVPKTISQAIGGRPATVQDKWFARLFLIKALIFASLVLFWVASGFIALVISYDAAAGMLSAHHFPPALVGPVTVLTSLMDMSIGVLIAIRRTAAFGLVAGIIASLGYMVGSAILTPDLWIEPLGALVKTGPAIVLMLVALLTLDNR, from the coding sequence ATGAGTGACGCATCACACAATATCCTCGTGCTCGGCGCGTCGGGATTGATTGGACGGTACCTCACCGACGATCTGCGGGCGCGCGGCTTTCATGTGATTGGGGTCGCGCGACATTTCACGCCTGCACAAAAGATGAGCGCGGCCGACCTCGAGCTTCCCGTGATGTCGATGGACGCCGCGGCGCTGGCGCAGCTTATCCGCACCCACGAGGTCGACGTCGTCGTCAATTGCCTCGGCGTGCTGCAGGATGGTCCGGGCAGCGACACAAGCGCGGTGCATCGCGACTTCGTCGCGCGATTGTTGCAGGCGATCAGCGACAGCCATCGCGCCATCCGTCTCGTCCACATCTCGATTCCCGGCGCGGCCAGTGAGGATCGCACCGCCTTCAGCACCACCAAGCGCGAGGCGGAACGGCTGATCGCGGCGTCAGGGATCGCGCACGCGATCCTGCGCCCGGGCTTTGTCATCGCGCCTTCGGCCTATGGCGGCAGTGCCATGCTGCGGGCACTGGCGGCGCTGCCGGTCGATTTGCCGGCCGACGACGCCGCGACGCCGCTCCAGCCGGTCGCAGTCGAGGATATCGCCGCCACCATCGCCTGGCTTGCGGCGCGCGATACCGCCGACGAAGCGGTGCGATCGGTGACATGGGATCTGATGCAGAAGCAGCCGATCTCGCTCGGCGGCGTCATTGCCCAGTTCCGCTGGTCGTTCGGCACGGCAAAGCATTTCCGCATTCCGACGCCGTCGTTCCTGATCGATCTCGGCGCCCGCCTCGGCGATCTCACAAGCCGCCTCGGGTGGATGCCGCCGCTGCGCTCCAACGCAATCGCCGAGCTGCGCCGCGGCGTCACCGGCGATCCCACGGCCTGGATGACTGCGACCGGCATCGTGCCGAAGACGATCTCACAAGCCATCGGCGGGCGGCCCGCGACCGTCCAGGACAAATGGTTTGCGCGGCTGTTCCTGATCAAGGCGCTGATCTTCGCAAGCCTGGTGCTGTTCTGGGTCGCGTCGGGCTTCATCGCGCTGGTCATCTCCTATGACGCCGCCGCCGGCATGTTGAGCGCGCACCATTTCCCGCCTGCATTGGTCGGGCCGGTGACGGTGCTGACAAGCCTGATGGACATGAGCATCGGCGTGCTGATCGCGATCCGCCGCACCGCGGCGTTCGGTCTTGTTGCAGGCATCATTGCCTCGCTCGGCTACATGGTGGGGTCGGCGATCCTGACGCCCGATCTCTGGATCGAGCCGCTCGGCGCGCTGGTGAAGACCGGGCCCGCGATCGTGCTGATGCTGGTCGCATTGCTGACATTGGATAACCGGTAG
- a CDS encoding thiol-disulfide oxidoreductase DCC family protein: MTAWPDDDVILYDGVCIFCSRWVRFVVARDAERRFRFTPIQSDYGTRLAKTFGIDPDDPDTNAVVHDGIAWMKSDAALTVLSHLPGWRWTRALFVVPKPLRDAVYSLIARNRYKIFGKYETCFVPDADKRARVLE, encoded by the coding sequence ATGACCGCGTGGCCCGACGACGACGTGATCCTCTACGACGGCGTCTGCATCTTCTGCTCACGCTGGGTCCGCTTCGTCGTCGCACGCGACGCCGAGAGGCGCTTCCGCTTCACGCCGATCCAGTCCGACTACGGCACGCGGCTGGCAAAGACTTTTGGCATCGACCCTGATGACCCCGACACCAACGCCGTGGTCCATGACGGCATCGCCTGGATGAAGTCGGATGCGGCGCTGACGGTGCTGAGCCATCTCCCCGGCTGGCGCTGGACCCGCGCGCTGTTCGTCGTGCCCAAGCCGCTGCGCGATGCGGTCTACAGCCTCATCGCCCGCAACCGCTACAAGATCTTCGGGAAGTACGAGACGTGCTTCGTGCCGGATGCAGATAAGCGGGCGAGGGTGCTGGAGTAG
- a CDS encoding DUF3883 domain-containing protein, giving the protein MADENRFGLDWSDDEVDFIIADYFAMLRAELNGVDYNKSARRRSLVERIGRTEGSVERKHQNISAVLIELALPTISGYKPLPNFQKSIIEGIERYLTRNPGDLIPEPSAKSFGEAPSLFVEQPPVLQTVAHRDKELVRLVRKFDPVERDFRNRSLGKAGEELIFAFERQRLIAHDRTDLARKVRWVSQEDGDGAGYDIHSFDHNGSERLIEVKTTNGLQTTPFYLTRNELSFSNERPREFRICRLYDFSRKPKLFELEPPIEKLVRLEPLSFAASFH; this is encoded by the coding sequence ATGGCCGACGAGAATAGATTCGGATTGGATTGGAGCGATGATGAAGTAGACTTCATCATCGCCGACTATTTCGCGATGCTCCGCGCGGAACTGAATGGTGTCGACTACAATAAATCTGCGCGTCGCCGCTCTCTTGTGGAGCGCATAGGGCGAACCGAAGGATCGGTCGAACGCAAGCACCAGAACATTTCCGCGGTTCTCATTGAGCTCGCGCTGCCGACAATCTCTGGCTACAAGCCGCTTCCAAATTTCCAAAAGTCGATTATCGAAGGCATCGAGCGCTATTTGACTCGCAATCCGGGAGATTTGATTCCAGAGCCGTCGGCTAAGAGCTTCGGCGAAGCGCCGAGTCTATTTGTCGAACAGCCGCCAGTCCTTCAGACTGTCGCTCATAGGGATAAGGAGCTGGTGCGCTTGGTCAGGAAGTTTGACCCCGTCGAGCGCGACTTCCGGAACAGGTCCTTAGGAAAGGCAGGCGAAGAACTAATCTTTGCCTTTGAGCGGCAGCGTCTGATTGCACATGACCGCACTGACCTTGCGCGGAAGGTCAGATGGGTCTCCCAAGAAGATGGAGACGGAGCCGGGTACGACATCCATTCGTTCGATCACAACGGCTCAGAACGTCTGATCGAGGTTAAGACAACCAACGGCCTTCAAACCACCCCGTTCTATCTGACAAGGAACGAACTCTCCTTTTCAAACGAGAGGCCAAGGGAATTTCGCATATGTCGACTTTACGACTTCTCCAGAAAGCCGAAATTGTTCGAACTAGAGCCTCCCATCGAGAAACTTGTTCGACTTGAGCCGCTCTCCTTCGCGGCGTCATTTCATTGA
- a CDS encoding NAD(P)/FAD-dependent oxidoreductase, whose product MTSLPSTIDVAIIGAGAAGLGAAHALKGSGLSAIVLEARDRLGGRAHTIQAAPDVVFDVGCGWLHSADQNSFVGIAKQLDFELNKDLPPWRERAYGKAFPQTDRDAFMLALDEFYDRLEQAARGGKDGSADRYLEPGNRWNPMIDAISTYVNGCELDQVSILDFDAYEDSNVNWRVRRGYGALVAAYGEQVPVALNCEVRLIDHSGKRIRIETSRGVLEADKVIVTVPTNLIAEEAIRFSPALPDKLDAARNLPLGLADKVTLALAEPEALPREGNLRGATMRTEMGTYHIRPFGQPCIEGFFGGRFARQLEDAGDGAIAAHSIDEIVSFLGNDFRRKLKPLSESRWAHDPFARGSYSHALPGHADKRAVLAAPVDGRLFFAGEATSPHFFSTAHGARDSGERAAKEVLAAVAPSSQ is encoded by the coding sequence ATGACTTCCCTTCCCTCTACGATCGATGTCGCCATCATCGGCGCCGGTGCCGCAGGCCTCGGCGCCGCGCATGCGCTGAAGGGCAGCGGCCTCTCCGCCATCGTCCTGGAAGCCCGCGACCGTCTCGGCGGCCGCGCCCATACGATCCAGGCCGCGCCTGACGTGGTGTTCGACGTCGGCTGCGGCTGGCTGCATTCGGCCGACCAGAACAGCTTCGTCGGCATCGCCAAGCAACTCGATTTCGAGCTCAACAAGGACCTGCCGCCCTGGCGCGAACGCGCCTATGGCAAGGCATTCCCGCAGACCGACCGCGATGCGTTCATGCTTGCGCTCGACGAGTTCTATGATCGCCTCGAGCAGGCCGCGCGCGGCGGCAAGGATGGTTCAGCCGATCGCTATCTCGAGCCCGGTAACCGCTGGAACCCGATGATCGATGCGATCTCGACCTATGTGAACGGCTGCGAGCTCGATCAAGTCTCGATCCTCGACTTCGACGCCTATGAGGACAGCAACGTCAATTGGCGAGTGCGGCGCGGCTATGGCGCGCTGGTCGCCGCCTATGGCGAGCAGGTGCCGGTCGCGCTGAACTGCGAGGTCAGGCTGATCGATCATTCCGGCAAGCGTATCCGCATCGAGACCTCGCGCGGCGTGCTGGAGGCGGACAAGGTGATCGTCACCGTGCCGACCAATCTGATCGCCGAAGAAGCGATCCGCTTCTCGCCTGCGCTGCCGGACAAGCTCGACGCCGCGCGCAATCTCCCGCTCGGCCTCGCCGACAAGGTGACGCTGGCGCTCGCCGAGCCCGAGGCGCTGCCTAGGGAAGGCAATCTGCGCGGCGCCACCATGCGCACCGAGATGGGCACCTATCACATCCGCCCGTTCGGCCAGCCCTGCATCGAAGGCTTCTTCGGCGGCCGCTTCGCGCGACAGCTCGAAGACGCCGGCGACGGTGCCATCGCCGCGCACAGCATCGACGAGATCGTCTCCTTCCTCGGCAATGATTTCCGCCGCAAGCTGAAGCCGCTCAGCGAATCCCGTTGGGCCCACGACCCGTTCGCCCGCGGCTCCTACTCGCACGCGCTGCCCGGCCACGCCGACAAGCGCGCCGTGCTGGCCGCACCGGTTGACGGCCGGCTGTTCTTCGCAGGCGAAGCGACGTCGCCGCATTTCTTCTCGACGGCGCATGGCGCGAGGGACAGCGGGGAGCGGGCGGCGAAGGAAGTGTTGGCGGCCGTCGCTCCTAGCTCTCAGTAG